Proteins co-encoded in one Ponticoccus alexandrii genomic window:
- a CDS encoding L-threonylcarbamoyladenylate synthase: MVEITTEHLSASAQDLSRAADLLARGGLVAFPTETVYGLGADAGNDRAVARIFEAKNRPSFNPLIVHLADLADIKALVKWNHLADRVAEAFWPGPLTLVLPLRAGAPVSRLVTAGLDTLAVRMPAAPVAQALLREIGGPVAAPSANLSGQISPTRAGHVLDGLTGRIEAVVDGGPCSVGLESTILGLAGPPTLLRPGGVPMDDLAEVLNTRVATRRETDHISAPGQTRSHYAPRARVRLNAVDFEEGETRLGFGDTDCDLNLSETEDLTEAAANLFEYLHRLDAQGARVIAVAPIPHLGLGVAINDRLSRAAADR, from the coding sequence TTTCCAACGGAAACCGTCTACGGGCTGGGCGCCGATGCGGGCAACGACCGCGCGGTCGCCCGGATCTTCGAGGCCAAGAACCGGCCCAGCTTCAACCCGCTGATCGTGCATCTGGCTGATCTGGCCGACATTAAGGCGCTGGTGAAATGGAACCACCTTGCCGACCGCGTGGCAGAGGCCTTCTGGCCCGGCCCGCTGACGCTGGTGCTGCCGCTGCGCGCCGGTGCGCCGGTGTCGAGGCTGGTGACGGCGGGGCTGGACACGCTGGCGGTGCGGATGCCCGCGGCACCCGTTGCGCAGGCCCTGCTGCGTGAGATCGGCGGGCCGGTGGCGGCGCCCTCGGCGAACCTGTCGGGACAGATCAGCCCGACGCGGGCCGGGCATGTGCTGGACGGGCTGACGGGCCGGATCGAGGCGGTGGTGGATGGCGGCCCCTGTTCGGTCGGGCTGGAATCGACGATCCTCGGACTGGCTGGGCCGCCAACGCTGCTGCGGCCCGGCGGCGTGCCGATGGACGATCTGGCCGAGGTGCTGAACACCCGCGTCGCGACCCGGCGCGAGACCGACCACATCAGCGCGCCCGGCCAGACGCGTTCGCATTACGCGCCGCGCGCGCGGGTGCGGCTGAACGCGGTGGATTTCGAGGAGGGCGAGACGCGGCTGGGCTTCGGCGACACCGACTGTGACCTGAACCTGTCCGAAACCGAGGACCTGACAGAGGCGGCGGCGAACCTGTTCGAGTACCTGCATCGGCTGGACGCGCAGGGTGCGCGGGTGATCGCGGTGGCGCCGATCCCGCATCTGGGGCTGGGCGTGGCGATCAACGACCGCCTGAGCCGGGCGGCGGCGGACCGCTAG
- a CDS encoding YqgE/AlgH family protein, producing MTRLQEARGSAAMKTTAPTNLTGHMLIAMPGMGDPRFEQSVVFLCDHSDEGAMGLIVNKPNTDIEMKALLEQLDIAVDADLAGRQVHFGGPVEMGRGFVLHTPDYESVVTTLEVRDDIHMTATLDVLEDLGRGDGPEKWLMLLGYAGWGPGQLEREIAENGWLVCDASTGLVFDEGDMDKWTAALQSIGVAPVALSSEGGRA from the coding sequence ATGACAAGACTGCAAGAGGCGCGGGGCAGCGCAGCCATGAAGACAACGGCGCCGACCAATCTGACCGGGCATATGCTGATCGCCATGCCGGGCATGGGAGACCCGCGTTTCGAGCAGAGCGTGGTGTTTCTCTGCGACCACTCGGACGAGGGCGCGATGGGGCTGATCGTGAACAAGCCCAATACCGACATCGAGATGAAGGCCCTGCTGGAGCAGCTGGATATCGCGGTCGATGCCGACCTTGCCGGACGGCAGGTGCATTTCGGCGGTCCGGTCGAGATGGGGCGCGGTTTCGTGCTGCACACGCCGGACTACGAATCGGTGGTGACGACGCTGGAAGTCCGCGACGACATCCATATGACCGCGACGCTGGATGTGCTCGAGGATCTGGGCCGCGGCGACGGGCCGGAAAAGTGGCTGATGCTGCTGGGCTACGCGGGCTGGGGCCCGGGCCAGCTGGAACGCGAGATCGCCGAGAACGGCTGGCTGGTCTGCGACGCCTCGACCGGGCTGGTCTTCGACGAGGGCGACATGGACAAGTGGACCGCCGCGCTGCAGTCCATCGGCGTGGCGCCGGTGGCGCTGTCGTCCGAGGGCGGCCGCGCCTGA
- a CDS encoding protein-disulfide reductase DsbD domain-containing protein, with amino-acid sequence MTRLLTLFAVLLGLAAMTAPARAESYDNVVQAELRPGWRLPNGDHMAALHLRLAPGWKTYWRSPGDAGIPPEFQWRGSRNTRAITPQWPAPVVFWQSGMRSIGYKGELVLPLRVSVKDARGDARLGGVVDIGICKDVCMPHRVRVSVDLPAKATRPDPVIAAALANLPFSGPEAGVRGVSCRVAPAKKGVGLEVAIDMPRGTGREETVIEARDPALWVADPDTGWSGGRLVARTTVRHASGGAFALDRSALRITVLGGAMPVEIKGCAG; translated from the coding sequence ATGACACGCCTTCTGACCCTTTTCGCAGTGCTGCTGGGCCTTGCGGCCATGACCGCCCCGGCGCGGGCCGAAAGTTATGACAACGTCGTGCAGGCCGAGCTGCGCCCCGGCTGGCGCCTGCCGAACGGCGATCACATGGCCGCCCTGCACCTGCGCCTTGCGCCCGGGTGGAAGACCTACTGGCGCAGCCCCGGAGACGCGGGCATTCCACCGGAATTCCAGTGGCGCGGCAGCCGCAACACGCGGGCCATCACGCCCCAGTGGCCGGCGCCGGTAGTTTTCTGGCAATCCGGCATGCGCTCGATCGGCTACAAGGGAGAGTTGGTGCTGCCTCTGCGCGTCTCGGTGAAGGACGCGCGCGGCGACGCGCGGCTGGGCGGCGTGGTCGATATCGGCATCTGCAAGGATGTCTGCATGCCGCACCGGGTCCGCGTGTCCGTCGATCTGCCCGCCAAGGCGACCCGGCCCGACCCGGTGATCGCCGCCGCCCTTGCCAACCTGCCCTTTTCCGGCCCCGAGGCCGGGGTGCGCGGCGTATCCTGCCGGGTTGCCCCGGCGAAGAAGGGTGTCGGGCTGGAGGTCGCCATCGACATGCCGCGCGGCACGGGACGCGAGGAAACGGTGATTGAAGCACGGGACCCGGCGCTCTGGGTCGCCGACCCCGACACCGGCTGGAGCGGCGGGCGCCTTGTGGCCCGGACCACCGTGCGGCACGCCTCTGGCGGGGCCTTCGCGCTGGACCGCTCGGCGCTGCGCATCACGGTTCTGGGTGGCGCCATGCCGGTGGAGATCAAGGGCTGCGCGGGCTGA
- a CDS encoding efflux RND transporter permease subunit — MVRPLNRAAGGVFGYFTRHPTLANLLLVILLTSGAMAIPNMRAQFFPDVVVDEVQVSVSWDGAGAEDVDSAIVQVLEPALLAVEGVEASEATSREGSARVALEFEPGWDIARAVDDVQQAVDALTNLPEEADDPRVSRGGWSDRVTDLVITGPVGVDQLARFSDELIVQLFAEGVTQTTIRGLAAPRTVVEVPSQNLVGFDVTLAEISDAIAAEVDADPAGDVGGGGARVRTGVEKRSADDIAGIVLRSNPDGSKLTVGEVAHIRVEGVDRDRSYFVGDNPAISIRVDRSARGDAIGIQRTVEEVARRYQASLPEGVTIDLIRTRAEAITGRLNTLVDNAASGLVLVVVLLFLFLNTRTAFWVAAGIPTAMLAAIALMYAFGLTINMISLFALIITLGIVVDDAIVVGEHTDHLARRGLDSYDAAETAARRMALPVFSATLTTVIAFFGLTAISGRFGEMIADIPFTVIVVLLASLVECFLILPNHMAHAVRHSAHEHWYDLPSRLVNRGFVWVRETLFRPFMRLVIAGRYAVLAGAVVLLAANAALLIRGDVPWRFFNSPEQPSVSGNFAMAPGATRADTVAQMRLLQQATDELAAEYEERYGLSPLIYVMAEIGGNSGRGLAGTDTKESWQLGGISIELIEADLRPYSSFAFVGELQERVERHPMAETISFRGWRGGPGGDALDVQFFGASAEVLKRASEDLKEAMARFPEVSAVEDNLSYDKDEMILELTPQGQALGFDTDGLGRVLRNRLNGIEAATYPDGPRSAEIRVELPEDELKADFLETTLMRTPDGAYVPLADIVSVQQRTGFSTVRRENGVRLISVTGDISEDDPARATEVMTALQEEILPAIAARRQVDYLLSGLSEQEDRFLNDARTGLTLVLLGVYLVLAWVFASWTRPFVVMAIIPFGLVGTIYGHNLWDVPMSMFTVVGLLGMTGIIINDSIVLVTQIDEYARDRGLIPSIIDGAADRLRPVFLTTATTVLGLAPLLYERSADAQFLKPTVITLVYGLGFGMVLVLLVVPALVAVQHDLARFGAAARRGLRFRVGHVRALMGLAALAVLGWLAATLGHVAVTGTLPQVLQGGALAGAGALNAALLLFAGGVAALVAVLYGAGALALALGRQRRQKAV; from the coding sequence GTGGTGCGCCCCCTGAACCGGGCCGCCGGCGGTGTCTTCGGCTATTTCACCCGCCACCCGACGCTGGCGAACCTGCTGCTGGTGATCCTTCTGACCTCGGGCGCCATGGCGATCCCCAACATGCGGGCGCAGTTCTTTCCCGACGTGGTGGTGGACGAGGTGCAGGTCTCTGTCAGCTGGGACGGCGCCGGGGCCGAGGATGTCGACAGCGCCATCGTGCAGGTGCTGGAACCGGCCCTTCTGGCGGTCGAGGGCGTCGAGGCGTCAGAGGCCACCTCGCGCGAGGGATCGGCCCGCGTGGCGCTGGAGTTCGAACCCGGCTGGGACATCGCCCGCGCCGTGGACGACGTGCAGCAGGCGGTGGACGCCCTGACCAACCTGCCCGAAGAGGCGGATGATCCGCGCGTCAGCCGCGGCGGCTGGAGCGACAGGGTCACCGATCTGGTGATCACCGGGCCGGTGGGGGTGGACCAGCTGGCCCGCTTCTCGGACGAGCTGATCGTGCAGCTGTTTGCCGAAGGCGTGACGCAGACGACGATCCGGGGCCTTGCGGCGCCGCGCACCGTGGTCGAGGTGCCCTCGCAGAACCTTGTGGGCTTCGACGTCACGCTGGCCGAGATTTCCGACGCCATCGCCGCCGAGGTCGATGCCGATCCGGCGGGCGACGTAGGCGGCGGCGGGGCGCGGGTGCGCACCGGGGTCGAGAAACGCTCTGCCGACGACATTGCGGGGATCGTGCTGCGCTCGAACCCGGACGGCTCCAAGTTGACCGTGGGCGAGGTGGCGCATATCCGGGTCGAGGGCGTGGACCGCGACCGCAGCTATTTCGTCGGCGACAATCCGGCCATTTCGATCCGGGTCGACCGTTCGGCGCGGGGTGATGCCATCGGCATCCAGCGCACCGTCGAGGAAGTCGCGCGCCGCTATCAGGCCTCGCTGCCCGAGGGGGTGACCATCGACCTGATCCGCACGCGGGCCGAGGCGATCACCGGGCGGCTGAACACGCTGGTGGACAACGCGGCCTCTGGCCTTGTGCTGGTGGTGGTGCTGCTGTTCCTCTTCCTGAACACGCGGACCGCCTTCTGGGTGGCGGCGGGCATCCCGACCGCGATGCTGGCGGCGATTGCGCTGATGTATGCCTTTGGCCTGACCATCAACATGATCTCGCTCTTTGCGCTGATCATCACGCTGGGCATCGTGGTGGATGACGCCATCGTGGTGGGCGAGCACACCGACCACCTCGCCCGCAGGGGACTGGACAGCTACGACGCGGCGGAAACGGCGGCCCGGCGCATGGCGCTGCCGGTCTTCTCGGCCACGCTGACCACGGTGATCGCCTTCTTCGGGTTGACCGCCATCTCTGGCCGCTTCGGCGAGATGATCGCCGATATCCCCTTCACGGTGATCGTCGTCCTACTGGCCAGCCTCGTCGAATGCTTCCTGATCCTGCCCAACCACATGGCGCACGCGGTCAGGCATTCGGCGCATGAACATTGGTACGATCTGCCCTCGCGGCTGGTGAACCGGGGTTTCGTTTGGGTGCGCGAGACGCTCTTCCGCCCCTTCATGCGGCTGGTGATCGCCGGACGTTACGCGGTACTGGCCGGGGCGGTGGTGCTGCTGGCGGCGAATGCGGCGCTGCTGATCCGGGGCGATGTACCATGGCGCTTCTTCAACTCGCCGGAACAGCCCTCGGTCTCGGGCAACTTCGCCATGGCCCCCGGCGCCACGCGCGCCGATACCGTCGCCCAGATGCGGCTGTTGCAGCAGGCGACAGACGAGCTGGCCGCCGAGTATGAAGAGCGCTACGGCCTCAGCCCGCTGATCTATGTGATGGCGGAAATCGGCGGCAACTCCGGTCGCGGGCTGGCCGGGACCGACACCAAGGAAAGCTGGCAACTGGGCGGCATCTCGATAGAGCTGATCGAGGCGGACCTGCGCCCCTATTCCTCTTTCGCCTTCGTCGGGGAGTTGCAGGAGAGGGTTGAACGGCACCCCATGGCCGAAACGATTTCCTTTCGGGGCTGGCGCGGCGGGCCGGGCGGCGACGCGCTGGACGTGCAGTTCTTCGGCGCCTCGGCAGAGGTGCTGAAACGCGCCTCGGAAGACCTGAAAGAGGCCATGGCCCGCTTCCCCGAGGTCTCGGCGGTCGAGGACAACCTGTCCTACGACAAGGACGAGATGATCCTCGAACTGACGCCGCAGGGGCAGGCGCTTGGCTTCGACACCGACGGTCTGGGCCGCGTGCTGCGCAACCGGCTGAACGGCATCGAAGCGGCGACCTACCCCGACGGGCCCCGCAGTGCCGAGATCCGCGTCGAACTGCCCGAGGACGAACTGAAGGCCGATTTCCTCGAAACCACGCTGATGCGCACGCCGGATGGCGCCTATGTGCCGCTGGCCGATATCGTCAGCGTCCAGCAGCGCACCGGTTTTTCCACCGTGCGGCGCGAGAACGGCGTGCGGCTGATCTCTGTCACCGGCGACATCTCCGAGGACGATCCGGCCCGCGCGACCGAGGTCATGACCGCGCTGCAGGAGGAAATCCTGCCCGCCATCGCCGCGCGCCGTCAGGTGGATTACCTTCTGTCGGGCCTGTCGGAGCAGGAAGACCGCTTCCTGAACGACGCGCGCACGGGGCTGACGCTGGTGCTGCTGGGGGTCTACCTCGTGCTGGCCTGGGTCTTTGCCAGCTGGACGCGGCCCTTCGTGGTCATGGCGATCATCCCCTTCGGATTGGTGGGGACTATCTACGGCCATAACCTCTGGGACGTGCCGATGAGCATGTTCACGGTGGTGGGCCTGCTGGGCATGACCGGGATCATCATCAACGATTCCATCGTGCTGGTGACGCAGATCGATGAATACGCCCGGGACCGCGGGCTGATCCCCTCGATCATCGACGGGGCGGCAGACCGGCTGAGGCCGGTCTTCCTGACCACCGCCACCACGGTGCTGGGGCTGGCGCCGCTGCTCTATGAACGCTCTGCTGATGCGCAGTTCCTGAAGCCAACGGTGATCACGCTGGTCTACGGGCTGGGCTTCGGCATGGTGCTGGTGTTGCTGGTGGTGCCCGCGCTGGTCGCGGTGCAGCACGACCTTGCGCGCTTCGGCGCGGCGGCCCGGCGGGGCCTGCGCTTTCGCGTCGGTCACGTGCGGGCGCTGATGGGGCTTGCGGCGCTGGCGGTGCTGGGCTGGCTGGCGGCCACCCTGGGTCATGTGGCGGTGACCGGCACGCTGCCGCAGGTGTTGCAGGGCGGCGCGCTGGCGGGGGCAGGGGCGCTGAACGCGGCGCTCTTGCTTTTTGCGGGCGGGGTCGCGGCGCTGGTGGCGGTGCTCTATGGGGCAGGGGCGCTGGCCTTGGCCTTGGGGCGCCAGCGGCGGCAGAAGGCGGTCTGA
- a CDS encoding efflux RND transporter periplasmic adaptor subunit — protein MRFLRKSLTGLFLLSLTLGLLVYAGVLVRDAVQHAMSQEPRMPNARERVFTVNIVEARPETLRPILQAFGEVQSRRTLELRAATSGALLDLAPDFVEGGQVVAGQLLARIDPAGAQLALDRAESDLLDARAEQREAERAIVLARDELTAAEEQVALRAQALERAQGLLDRRVGTAATVEDAELALSSARQSVLTRRQAVATAEARIDQAATALRRGEISVAEAQRALDDTEVRAAFAGTLSDVTVVAGRLVSANEQLAQLVDPQALEVAFRVSTQQYARLLSDTGRVQEMPVTATLDVFGTNLAATGHVSRDGAAVGEGQTGRLLFATLDAPRGFKPGDFVTVAIEEPEVREVIRLPATALNAANQVLVLGEGARLEAMTVQLVRRQGDAVLVRSAALEGRQVVAERTPLLGAGIRVEPVGEAAAVAEAPAMVALSEERRARLVAFVEANSRMPEEARSRLLAQLAQPEVPAETVARIEQRMGG, from the coding sequence ATGCGATTTCTGCGAAAGAGCCTGACCGGGCTGTTCCTGCTATCCCTGACGCTGGGCCTTCTGGTCTATGCGGGCGTTCTGGTGCGCGATGCGGTGCAGCACGCCATGTCCCAGGAGCCGCGGATGCCGAACGCCCGCGAGCGGGTCTTTACCGTCAATATCGTAGAGGCGCGGCCCGAGACGCTGCGCCCGATCCTGCAGGCCTTCGGCGAGGTGCAAAGCCGCCGCACGCTGGAACTGCGGGCGGCGACCTCTGGCGCGCTTCTGGACCTTGCGCCGGATTTCGTCGAGGGCGGGCAGGTCGTGGCGGGGCAGCTGCTGGCACGAATCGATCCGGCTGGCGCGCAGCTGGCACTGGATCGGGCCGAAAGCGACCTGCTGGACGCCCGGGCCGAGCAGCGCGAGGCCGAGCGCGCCATCGTGCTGGCCCGCGACGAGCTGACCGCCGCCGAAGAGCAGGTGGCCCTGCGGGCGCAGGCGCTGGAACGGGCGCAGGGCCTGCTGGATCGGCGCGTCGGCACGGCGGCCACGGTGGAGGATGCGGAACTGGCGCTGTCCTCGGCGCGGCAGTCGGTGCTGACAAGGCGGCAGGCGGTGGCCACCGCCGAGGCGCGGATCGATCAGGCCGCGACGGCCCTGCGGCGCGGCGAGATCTCCGTCGCCGAGGCGCAGCGCGCGCTGGACGATACCGAGGTGCGCGCGGCCTTCGCCGGAACGCTGTCGGATGTGACGGTGGTGGCGGGGCGGCTGGTTTCGGCCAACGAGCAGCTGGCGCAGCTGGTCGACCCGCAGGCGTTGGAGGTGGCCTTTCGCGTGTCCACCCAGCAATACGCGCGGCTTCTGAGCGATACGGGCCGGGTGCAGGAAATGCCGGTGACCGCGACGCTGGACGTCTTCGGCACCAATCTGGCGGCGACGGGCCATGTCTCGCGCGATGGGGCGGCGGTGGGCGAGGGGCAGACCGGGCGGCTGCTGTTCGCGACGCTGGACGCGCCGCGCGGTTTCAAGCCCGGCGATTTCGTCACGGTCGCCATCGAGGAGCCCGAGGTGCGCGAGGTGATCCGCCTGCCTGCCACGGCGCTGAATGCCGCCAATCAGGTGCTGGTGCTGGGCGAGGGCGCGCGGCTGGAGGCGATGACCGTGCAGCTTGTGCGCAGGCAGGGCGACGCGGTGCTGGTGCGGTCCGCCGCGCTGGAGGGGCGGCAGGTGGTGGCCGAGCGCACGCCGCTGCTGGGCGCGGGCATCAGGGTAGAGCCGGTGGGCGAAGCCGCCGCCGTGGCAGAGGCCCCCGCAATGGTCGCGCTGTCGGAAGAGCGGCGCGCCCGGCTGGTGGCCTTCGTCGAGGCCAACAGCCGCATGCCCGAAGAGGCGCGCAGCCGTCTGCTGGCGCAACTGGCGCAGCCCGAGGTGCCCGCCGAGACGGTGGCGCGCATCGAGCAGCGGATGGGGGGCTAG
- the moaB gene encoding molybdenum cofactor biosynthesis protein B, whose protein sequence is MSRIDETREFIPVRIAVLTVSDTRSMAEDRSGQTLVDRLTAAGHSLAAREIVKDERDGIAAVLRRWIADPAIDVVISTGGTGLTGRDVTVEAHRDVYEKEIDAFGTVFTLVSMKKIGTSAVQSRATGGVAGGTYLFALPGSTGACKDAWDEILSLQLDYRHRPCNFVEIMPRLEEHKRRK, encoded by the coding sequence ATGTCCCGCATCGACGAAACGAGAGAGTTCATCCCGGTCCGGATCGCCGTCCTGACGGTGTCGGACACGCGGTCCATGGCGGAGGACCGGTCCGGCCAGACACTGGTGGACCGGCTGACGGCGGCGGGGCATAGCCTTGCCGCTCGCGAGATCGTGAAGGATGAGCGTGACGGGATCGCCGCCGTGCTGCGCCGCTGGATCGCCGATCCGGCGATCGACGTGGTGATCTCGACGGGGGGCACCGGGCTGACCGGGCGGGATGTCACCGTCGAGGCACACCGGGATGTCTACGAAAAGGAGATCGACGCCTTCGGAACCGTCTTCACCCTTGTTTCCATGAAGAAAATCGGCACCAGCGCGGTGCAGAGCCGGGCCACGGGCGGGGTCGCGGGGGGCACCTATCTCTTTGCGCTGCCCGGCTCTACCGGGGCCTGCAAGGATGCCTGGGACGAGATCCTGTCGCTGCAACTGGACTATCGCCACCGGCCCTGCAACTTCGTCGAGATCATGCCGCGGCTTGAGGAACACAAGCGACGGAAATGA
- a CDS encoding uracil-DNA glycosylase: MESEDGMALDWHVARALLEWQLEMGVDEALAEAPVDRFAVEAAAREAAAQREAAPARAAAPVRQAAVDPVAEAEALARAAVDLPALRAAMEGFDHCQLKRGARRLVFADGVAAARVMVVGEAPGRDEDIEGRPFVGRAGQLLDRMLAAVELSRAESVYITNVLPWRPPQNRDPRPEEIAMMLPFLRRHIALADPALLVIVGNISCQALLGRRGITRLRGQWTEAEGRPALPMLHPAYLLRQPQAKRESWADLLSLKARLRDLSAQD, translated from the coding sequence ATGGAATCGGAGGACGGCATGGCGCTGGACTGGCACGTGGCACGGGCTTTGCTGGAATGGCAGCTCGAGATGGGGGTGGACGAGGCGCTGGCAGAGGCGCCCGTCGACCGCTTTGCCGTCGAGGCGGCGGCGCGCGAGGCCGCGGCGCAGCGTGAGGCGGCCCCGGCCCGGGCCGCGGCGCCGGTGCGGCAGGCCGCGGTGGATCCGGTTGCCGAGGCCGAGGCGCTGGCGCGCGCGGCGGTCGATCTGCCGGCACTGCGGGCGGCGATGGAGGGCTTCGACCATTGCCAGCTGAAGCGCGGTGCGCGGCGGCTGGTCTTTGCCGATGGTGTGGCTGCGGCGCGGGTCATGGTGGTGGGCGAGGCCCCGGGCCGCGACGAGGACATCGAGGGGCGGCCCTTTGTCGGGCGCGCCGGGCAGTTGCTGGACCGGATGCTTGCGGCGGTAGAGCTGTCGCGCGCCGAAAGCGTCTATATCACCAATGTCTTGCCGTGGCGGCCGCCGCAGAACCGCGATCCGCGCCCCGAGGAGATCGCGATGATGCTGCCCTTCCTCAGGCGGCACATCGCGCTGGCCGATCCGGCCCTGCTGGTGATCGTGGGCAACATTTCCTGTCAGGCGCTGCTGGGGCGGCGCGGCATCACGCGTCTGCGCGGCCAATGGACAGAGGCCGAGGGGCGGCCCGCCCTGCCGATGCTGCATCCCGCCTACCTGTTGCGCCAGCCGCAGGCCAAGCGCGAGAGCTGGGCGGACCTGCTGTCGCTGAAGGCGCGGCTGCGGGACCTGTCCGCGCAGGACTGA
- a CDS encoding aspartate carbamoyltransferase catalytic subunit: MRFDQRHLLGIEPLRPDEITTVLDLADRYAAHGRRREKHGAALAGLTQINMFFENSTRTQASFELAGKRLGADVMNMSMQASSIKKGETLIDTAMTLNAMHPDLLVVRHPHSGAVDLLAQKVNCAVLNAGDGRHEHPTQALLDALTIRRAKGRLHRLNIAICGDIAHSRVARSNILLLGKMENRIRLVGPATLMPAGIADFGVEVYDDMRKGLDGVDVVMMLRLQKERMDGGFIPSEREYFYRYGLDAEKLACAAPDAIVMHPGPMNRGVEIDGTIADDINRSVIQDQVEMGVAVRMAAMDLLARNLRAHPKEVMA, encoded by the coding sequence ATGCGCTTCGACCAACGCCACCTGCTGGGGATCGAACCCCTGCGCCCGGACGAGATTACCACCGTCCTCGACCTTGCCGACCGCTATGCCGCCCATGGCCGCCGCCGCGAGAAACACGGCGCCGCGCTGGCCGGTCTGACCCAGATCAACATGTTCTTCGAAAACTCCACCCGCACGCAGGCCAGTTTCGAACTCGCCGGCAAGCGGCTGGGCGCGGATGTCATGAACATGTCGATGCAGGCCAGCAGCATCAAGAAGGGCGAGACGCTGATCGACACCGCCATGACGCTGAACGCCATGCACCCGGACCTGCTGGTGGTCCGCCACCCGCATTCGGGCGCCGTCGACCTGCTGGCGCAGAAGGTCAACTGCGCGGTGCTGAACGCGGGCGACGGGCGGCATGAACACCCCACACAGGCGCTGCTGGATGCCCTGACCATCCGCCGCGCCAAGGGCCGCCTGCATCGCCTGAACATCGCGATTTGCGGCGATATCGCGCATTCCCGCGTGGCCCGCTCGAACATTCTGCTTCTGGGTAAGATGGAGAACCGCATTCGCCTCGTCGGCCCCGCCACGCTGATGCCCGCGGGCATCGCCGACTTCGGCGTCGAGGTCTACGACGACATGCGCAAGGGGCTGGACGGCGTCGATGTGGTGATGATGCTGCGCCTGCAAAAGGAACGTATGGACGGCGGCTTCATCCCCTCGGAGCGTGAGTATTTCTACCGCTACGGGCTGGACGCCGAAAAGCTGGCCTGCGCCGCCCCCGACGCCATCGTCATGCACCCCGGACCGATGAACCGCGGGGTCGAGATCGACGGCACCATCGCCGACGACATCAACCGCTCTGTCATCCAGGACCAGGTAGAGATGGGCGTCGCCGTGCGCATGGCCGCCATGGACCTTCTCGCCCGCAACCTGCGCGCCCATCCCAAAGAAGTCATGGCCTGA
- the pyrC gene encoding dihydroorotase, with the protein MTQTAFLNARLIDPEADRVVEGAAVLVADGVIREVFAEAAALERQLAAEGAGGPRADLIRVDCGGKCLAPGIVDIGVKVGEPGERHKESYGTAGAAAAAGGVTTIVTRPDTQPCIDTPESLDYIRRRAVDEAPVHVLPMAALTKGRDGREMTELGFLMDAGAVAFTDCDRVVRDTKVLSRALTYARSLGALVIGHPQEPGLSAGAAATSGKFASLRGLPAVSPMAERMGLDRDIALVEMTGVRYHADQITTVRALPALERAKANGFDVTAGTSMHHLTLNEMDLADYRTFFKVTPPLRSEDDRKAVVEALRTGLIDIVGSFHTPQDEESKRLPFEEAASGAVGLETMLPVLLRLYHADELSLPCLFRALALNPAKRLGLGAGRMAVGAPADLVLFDPDKPVVLDRFALRSKSRNTPFDNARLQGKVLGTWVSGTRVFEA; encoded by the coding sequence ATGACCCAGACAGCCTTCCTGAATGCCCGCCTGATCGACCCCGAAGCAGATCGTGTGGTCGAGGGCGCGGCGGTGCTTGTCGCCGATGGCGTGATCCGGGAGGTCTTTGCAGAGGCCGCAGCGCTTGAACGCCAGCTCGCCGCCGAGGGCGCGGGCGGACCGCGCGCGGACCTGATCCGCGTGGACTGTGGCGGCAAGTGCCTTGCCCCCGGGATCGTGGATATCGGCGTCAAGGTCGGAGAGCCCGGTGAGCGCCACAAGGAAAGCTACGGCACCGCCGGGGCCGCCGCCGCCGCCGGGGGCGTCACGACCATCGTCACCCGCCCCGACACCCAGCCCTGCATCGACACCCCCGAGTCGCTTGACTACATCCGCCGCCGCGCGGTGGACGAGGCGCCTGTGCATGTCCTGCCCATGGCCGCCCTGACCAAGGGCCGCGACGGGCGCGAGATGACCGAGCTGGGTTTCCTGATGGACGCGGGCGCCGTGGCCTTCACCGATTGCGACCGGGTGGTGCGCGATACCAAGGTTCTGTCCCGAGCGCTGACCTATGCCCGCTCGCTGGGCGCGCTGGTGATCGGCCACCCGCAAGAGCCGGGGCTGTCTGCGGGGGCGGCGGCGACCTCGGGCAAGTTCGCCTCGCTGCGCGGGCTTCCCGCGGTCTCGCCCATGGCCGAGCGCATGGGGCTGGACCGCGATATCGCGCTGGTCGAGATGACGGGCGTGCGCTACCACGCCGACCAGATCACCACGGTGCGCGCCCTGCCGGCGCTGGAGCGGGCCAAGGCCAACGGCTTCGACGTGACGGCGGGCACCTCGATGCACCACCTGACGCTGAACGAGATGGACCTCGCCGACTACCGGACCTTCTTCAAGGTCACGCCGCCGCTGCGGTCCGAAGACGACCGAAAGGCGGTGGTCGAGGCCCTGCGCACCGGGCTGATCGACATCGTCGGCAGCTTTCACACCCCGCAGGACGAGGAATCCAAGCGCCTGCCCTTCGAAGAGGCGGCCTCGGGCGCGGTGGGGCTGGAAACCATGCTGCCGGTGCTTCTGCGCCTCTACCATGCCGACGAGCTGAGCCTGCCCTGCCTGTTCCGGGCGCTGGCGCTGAACCCGGCGAAGCGGCTGGGGCTGGGCGCCGGGCGGATGGCCGTGGGTGCGCCCGCCGACCTGGTGCTCTTCGACCCGGACAAGCCGGTGGTGCTGGACCGCTTCGCGCTGCGCTCGAAGTCGCGGAACACGCCGTTCGACAATGCCCGCCTGCAGGGCAAGGTGCTGGGGACATGGGTTTCCGGCACCCGCGTCTTCGAAGCCTGA